A genome region from bacterium includes the following:
- a CDS encoding amidohydrolase family protein: MSNVSVLFDVNASFGKPSSGGTDFPAIQDRLDTMDRLGISRSLVWNLDSRQNSVLASNTVLIEGILKTPGAAGRIFPALAVSSLITYEHDGLALMEQQLNAMPCRALHFTAGMVRLTLMQLEPVIQRIRSLRPFIILNRDEASVADILEFTALFPDIPLVLTEITWGSCNTVFDLMRRRQNILMESSWLHTFNAVELVVKHFGAERLLFGTGYKSHNGAAMGALARANITAEQRHLIASGNLDRLTGLNTVPVKAASCWTANTLWPRFLEGKPLGVDVVDAHGHLGPSGGYMLEAQDERQQIEAGVKVMDAIGIRTLMVSGMQALFGGPVEGNDLLETLLRPQADRISGYVVFNPFYADELIPKFDAYFAGPVYKGFKTLCSYWKVPITDQRFIPMWTYANQHHLPVLSHTWGADGYDSPAQFEDLVKEYPNVPFILGHAGGVDKGRLEAEELAQKYSNVYLEWCGSFCSTICWEKTLKIVDSRQVVFGTDAMAHDFNWELGRLLSLDVPDQVLIAILGGNMRCILAMRKRI, translated from the coding sequence ATGAGTAATGTATCCGTTCTATTCGATGTAAATGCGTCTTTCGGAAAGCCGTCTTCAGGGGGGACTGACTTCCCTGCCATCCAGGATCGGCTGGACACCATGGATCGGCTTGGGATCAGCCGATCCCTGGTCTGGAATCTTGATTCGCGCCAGAACAGTGTGCTGGCCAGCAATACGGTTTTGATTGAGGGTATCCTGAAGACGCCCGGGGCCGCAGGGCGGATATTTCCGGCTCTCGCCGTCTCCAGTCTTATAACCTATGAGCACGATGGGTTGGCGTTGATGGAGCAGCAGCTGAACGCCATGCCCTGCCGGGCCCTGCATTTTACGGCCGGCATGGTGCGCCTGACGCTGATGCAGTTGGAGCCGGTCATCCAGCGCATCCGCAGTTTGCGCCCGTTTATCATCCTGAATCGTGACGAGGCGTCCGTCGCGGATATTCTCGAATTTACGGCGCTGTTCCCGGATATTCCGCTCGTATTGACTGAAATCACCTGGGGCTCTTGCAATACGGTTTTTGATTTAATGCGCCGCCGTCAGAACATTCTGATGGAGTCCTCATGGCTGCATACGTTCAATGCCGTGGAATTGGTTGTGAAACATTTCGGGGCGGAGCGTCTGCTTTTCGGCACAGGCTATAAATCCCACAATGGGGCGGCGATGGGGGCATTGGCACGCGCCAATATCACCGCTGAACAGCGGCATTTGATTGCCTCTGGCAACTTGGATCGATTGACTGGACTGAACACGGTCCCGGTGAAAGCGGCTTCCTGTTGGACCGCCAATACCTTGTGGCCGAGATTTCTGGAAGGCAAACCTCTGGGCGTGGATGTGGTGGATGCCCATGGGCACCTCGGGCCTTCCGGCGGCTACATGCTGGAGGCGCAGGATGAGCGCCAGCAGATTGAGGCAGGAGTGAAAGTCATGGATGCCATCGGCATCCGCACCTTGATGGTCTCCGGGATGCAAGCCCTGTTCGGGGGGCCGGTGGAAGGGAATGACCTGCTGGAAACATTATTACGTCCCCAGGCGGACCGGATCTCCGGATATGTGGTGTTCAACCCGTTTTATGCCGATGAACTGATCCCGAAATTTGACGCCTACTTTGCCGGTCCGGTCTACAAGGGGTTCAAGACCTTGTGCAGTTACTGGAAGGTCCCAATCACGGATCAGCGATTTATCCCGATGTGGACATATGCCAACCAGCATCATCTGCCGGTGCTCTCCCACACCTGGGGAGCGGATGGGTATGATTCCCCGGCTCAATTTGAAGACCTGGTAAAAGAATATCCCAATGTTCCCTTCATTCTTGGTCATGCCGGCGGTGTGGATAAAGGGCGGCTTGAAGCGGAGGAATTGGCTCAGAAATATTCAAATGTGTATCTGGAGTGGTGCGGGAGTTTCTGCTCAACCATTTGCTGGGAAAAGACTTTGAAAATAGTGGATTCCAGGCAGGTGGTTTTTGGTACCGATGCCATGGCCCATGATTTTAATTGGGAGTTGGGTCGGCTGTTGTCACTGGATGTGCCCGATCAGGTGTTGATCGCCATCCTGGGCGGGAATATGCGGTGTATTCTCGCCATGCGCAAACGCATCTAA
- a CDS encoding family 43 glycosylhydrolase: MNNRTYCNPLALPDYPRGKYCRDKENKTYGWLNNGARRDFRETADPSVLYYENKWYLYPSAGMVWVSEDFCSWEHIQMNLEDVGYAPTIMLHQDAFYLTASDREHPCLYRADTPLGPWINCGAIVDEQGRTPPAFWDPMYFSDDDGSVYLYWGCGGAGIYGMQMDPAAPQKAVTAPEILFSYNPAHVWERYGCHNEDPSRSWVEGPWMFKHGHTYYLTYCAPATQLSSYAMGVYVSDHPMGPFRYAEHNPFLRDPHGLVQGPGHGCLVKGPSHTIWAFYTCLVCYHHIFERRIGMDPVGFDGDGQLVCFGASEWPQWAPGMKADPLREGDTGWLPLCARKITRVSSEAEGHVSSYAVDGSMRTWWQAGREDREPWLQVDLGAPFKVQALRICWVEPGLDYEHGVLPGPFQYKVLIQSSLDGAWVLLLDRTGNKDDLLIDYQELAPTEVRAVKLCMVGWPPGMGLGVIDFQLFGTGVTGAAG, encoded by the coding sequence TATTGCCGGGACAAGGAAAACAAGACCTATGGGTGGCTCAATAACGGGGCACGCCGCGATTTCAGGGAGACGGCTGATCCCAGTGTTTTGTATTACGAAAATAAGTGGTATCTCTACCCTTCCGCGGGAATGGTCTGGGTGAGTGAAGATTTCTGTTCCTGGGAACATATACAGATGAATTTGGAGGACGTGGGCTATGCGCCCACGATCATGCTTCATCAGGACGCATTTTATCTCACAGCCTCAGATCGTGAACATCCTTGCCTGTATCGTGCCGATACGCCCTTGGGCCCTTGGATAAACTGTGGCGCGATTGTCGATGAACAGGGGCGAACCCCACCGGCATTTTGGGATCCCATGTATTTTTCTGATGATGACGGTTCGGTCTATCTCTATTGGGGATGCGGGGGGGCCGGGATCTATGGCATGCAGATGGATCCTGCCGCGCCGCAAAAAGCCGTCACGGCTCCGGAAATCTTGTTTTCCTACAACCCTGCTCACGTCTGGGAACGGTATGGATGTCATAATGAGGACCCGTCCCGAAGCTGGGTGGAAGGGCCTTGGATGTTCAAGCATGGCCACACTTATTATTTGACCTATTGTGCGCCGGCGACGCAATTATCCTCCTATGCCATGGGGGTCTATGTTTCGGACCACCCCATGGGGCCTTTTCGTTATGCCGAACACAATCCCTTTTTGCGTGATCCGCATGGTCTCGTCCAGGGGCCGGGGCATGGGTGTCTCGTTAAAGGACCTTCCCATACAATCTGGGCGTTTTATACCTGCCTGGTTTGCTATCATCACATCTTCGAGCGGCGAATTGGCATGGATCCGGTGGGGTTTGATGGAGACGGCCAGCTCGTTTGTTTCGGCGCCTCCGAATGGCCCCAGTGGGCGCCCGGCATGAAAGCGGATCCCTTGCGGGAGGGCGATACAGGCTGGCTTCCTTTGTGCGCAAGAAAGATTACCCGGGTGTCCAGTGAGGCGGAGGGTCATGTTTCGTCCTATGCCGTGGATGGATCGATGCGCACCTGGTGGCAGGCTGGCCGTGAGGATCGGGAGCCATGGTTGCAAGTGGATCTGGGGGCTCCGTTCAAGGTCCAGGCGCTGCGGATTTGCTGGGTAGAGCCGGGGTTGGACTACGAGCACGGAGTTTTGCCGGGGCCGTTTCAATACAAGGTGTTGATCCAAAGTAGCCTGGATGGCGCATGGGTTTTGCTGCTGGATCGCACAGGAAATAAGGATGATCTGCTGATCGATTACCAGGAATTGGCGCCGACGGAAGTGCGCGCCGTAAAACTTTGCATGGTGGGTTGGCCTCCAGGGATGGGACTCGGGGTGATCGATTTTCAGCTTTTCGGGACTGGCGTTACCGGCGCTGCGGGGTAA
- a CDS encoding beta-galactosidase trimerization domain-containing protein gives MKIKACAVVGALCLCSPGGTFAQVTNPEPTRIVVECEDMKGVDQEHFGPGSGWQVGRWGHDLYQNNTFGGAWSSRLRNAMTDEGNNSAEAIQDIDVPVDGTYMVWAKYECPPNFNYAFGVRLEESRGKVVYEKTYGLRESAKHFSFKSQLLTGDLYWNWGLDHDAAEGYPVTLQKGRYHLILSKKTNPVPAGARSVDVIMLTTDPSPVSAPRFTRFPLLDELRRANHVYFRFRNTGSAPMKISWTHYNHRAPDYYYPMNTDKICFYDENGQSLGTRKNGDWTNAIAPGAISPWFDLGPTMNVESTSPYQFSANPPGAKPAKDSKSMPFAVDLALEPVASKILKSFELPRGEPALGVLVQPDLHRKEGVAFTRSTLEIYQELTRALNAEPRLGPVPRKLKLFAQTEGPLSGDDMSAAALDFREALGINTLPINSPKSIPAVLARHKPETPVVTRSEIFLHSTDIPTMIKYVKDNKMEDNFYYLSFGDEIGLPAIDVKDTAKVAEFRELLKHEGETPKTLGVSAWDQVKPLPSLSPAVAVQIGVLPAGSGNGGISAELKRLYWYSQRFQVELGIRTFAEKTKTFREALGPEVHTAANLGSMMPFFWMHQATFIEAFKKNAMSLAWSEDYTYCQPEASRLVADFEVAYLRKGASYHDTTMKFYCMPHWPGNTPECLIQNAVLEWGQGVKDLDFYQINPDIWATENYVAYRGGLPTLKAVRTLSSMAGLVEDHLLPARVEPARIAMLLSESSDLWETEGKGQGAVEPGSEATNVSQEERKAIWYALRRAGYRVDVVTEEDCSEGLLKQYRVLYVCGQNLEAKAAQAVEKWVKAGGVVFATAGAARFDEFDAPTKALDKLFGRGGQVSYQHYKGPLRARLELIWQKPLDQVTLASGGTVNALCSREEFEASKDAKVLGSYKNGKPALIEHTYGKGRAIYAGLLPGQAYLQPGMPVMPQGKSGAQSSRWMIEPMTWDATAAGIILSPVTAAGVQPDTIVSAPGVVINRLKSEKSTVLTVVNLGQQVNGDLKDVEIRVTDAGSVKRAWSCYYPKGISLVKNEAGEVVVKLPTLATVDIIVLER, from the coding sequence ATGAAGATCAAAGCCTGTGCGGTTGTTGGTGCGTTGTGTCTGTGTTCCCCCGGCGGAACCTTTGCCCAAGTCACGAATCCGGAGCCAACGCGCATTGTCGTTGAGTGTGAGGATATGAAGGGCGTGGATCAGGAACATTTCGGGCCGGGTAGCGGCTGGCAGGTGGGGCGCTGGGGCCATGATCTGTACCAGAACAATACCTTCGGCGGCGCCTGGTCGAGTCGTCTGCGTAATGCCATGACCGATGAGGGCAACAATTCGGCTGAGGCCATCCAGGATATTGATGTGCCCGTCGACGGCACCTATATGGTCTGGGCCAAGTATGAGTGTCCACCTAATTTCAATTACGCATTTGGCGTTCGTCTTGAAGAGAGCCGCGGGAAAGTGGTTTACGAAAAGACCTATGGATTACGCGAATCGGCCAAGCATTTCAGCTTTAAAAGCCAGCTTTTGACTGGCGATCTCTATTGGAACTGGGGATTGGATCATGATGCAGCCGAAGGTTATCCCGTTACATTGCAAAAAGGACGTTACCATCTGATCCTCTCGAAAAAGACGAACCCTGTACCCGCTGGCGCTCGCTCAGTGGATGTCATCATGCTCACGACCGATCCTTCGCCGGTATCTGCGCCGCGCTTTACGCGCTTTCCGCTTTTGGATGAACTCCGTCGTGCCAACCACGTCTATTTCCGCTTCAGGAATACGGGGAGTGCGCCCATGAAGATTAGTTGGACGCATTACAATCACCGGGCGCCTGACTACTATTATCCTATGAATACGGATAAGATTTGTTTCTATGATGAGAACGGTCAATCGCTAGGGACCCGTAAGAATGGCGATTGGACGAATGCCATTGCACCTGGTGCCATCAGTCCCTGGTTTGACCTGGGGCCGACGATGAACGTTGAGTCGACAAGTCCCTACCAGTTTTCGGCCAATCCGCCCGGTGCAAAGCCAGCCAAGGATAGCAAGAGCATGCCCTTTGCCGTTGACCTGGCGCTTGAGCCTGTGGCCTCAAAGATCTTGAAATCATTTGAACTTCCCCGGGGTGAACCGGCCTTGGGCGTACTCGTTCAGCCGGATTTGCATCGGAAAGAGGGCGTGGCATTTACCCGTTCGACCTTGGAGATTTACCAGGAGTTGACGCGGGCATTGAATGCTGAACCGCGTTTGGGGCCTGTCCCCAGGAAGTTAAAGTTGTTTGCGCAGACCGAGGGGCCGTTGTCGGGTGATGATATGTCCGCGGCCGCCTTGGATTTCCGCGAGGCATTGGGGATCAACACCCTACCGATCAACAGCCCCAAGAGTATCCCCGCTGTCCTGGCCCGCCATAAACCGGAGACCCCCGTGGTGACGCGGTCGGAGATTTTCCTGCACTCCACTGATATCCCGACGATGATCAAGTATGTGAAGGATAACAAAATGGAGGACAATTTCTATTATCTCTCCTTTGGTGATGAGATCGGGCTGCCGGCGATTGATGTCAAGGATACAGCCAAGGTGGCGGAATTCCGGGAGCTGCTAAAGCATGAAGGGGAGACCCCGAAAACATTAGGGGTTAGTGCTTGGGATCAAGTGAAGCCGTTGCCCTCGCTTTCCCCGGCCGTGGCGGTGCAAATCGGTGTGTTGCCGGCGGGTTCAGGTAATGGGGGCATATCGGCTGAACTGAAGCGCCTCTACTGGTACAGTCAAAGATTCCAGGTGGAGTTGGGCATTCGGACCTTTGCCGAAAAGACCAAGACTTTCCGTGAGGCGTTGGGCCCCGAGGTGCATACTGCGGCCAATCTGGGGAGTATGATGCCGTTTTTCTGGATGCACCAGGCGACCTTCATCGAGGCGTTCAAGAAGAACGCCATGAGCCTGGCGTGGAGCGAGGATTATACCTACTGCCAACCTGAGGCGTCACGCCTGGTGGCTGACTTTGAGGTGGCTTACCTGCGCAAGGGGGCCAGCTACCATGATACGACCATGAAATTTTACTGCATGCCGCATTGGCCCGGCAATACCCCTGAGTGCCTGATCCAGAACGCGGTCCTGGAGTGGGGGCAGGGAGTGAAGGATCTCGACTTCTACCAAATTAACCCGGATATCTGGGCAACGGAAAATTATGTGGCGTACCGTGGTGGCCTACCCACGTTGAAAGCGGTTCGCACCCTTAGCAGTATGGCGGGGTTGGTGGAAGATCATCTGTTGCCCGCCCGCGTTGAGCCCGCCCGGATTGCCATGTTGTTGAGCGAGTCCAGCGATCTTTGGGAGACGGAAGGAAAAGGGCAGGGGGCGGTCGAGCCCGGGTCCGAGGCCACCAATGTGTCCCAGGAAGAGCGTAAGGCCATCTGGTACGCCCTGCGCCGTGCCGGGTACCGGGTGGATGTGGTTACGGAAGAGGATTGCAGTGAGGGCCTGCTCAAGCAGTACCGTGTGTTGTATGTCTGTGGCCAGAATCTGGAGGCCAAGGCGGCCCAGGCGGTTGAGAAATGGGTGAAGGCGGGCGGGGTGGTCTTTGCCACGGCCGGCGCCGCCCGGTTCGACGAATTTGATGCGCCGACGAAGGCCCTCGATAAATTGTTCGGGCGCGGCGGACAGGTTAGCTATCAGCACTATAAGGGCCCGCTACGGGCGCGTCTGGAACTGATCTGGCAGAAACCGCTGGATCAGGTGACCCTGGCCAGTGGGGGAACGGTGAACGCCCTCTGCAGCCGGGAGGAGTTTGAGGCATCCAAGGACGCGAAAGTATTGGGTTCCTACAAGAACGGCAAGCCTGCGCTGATTGAGCACACGTATGGTAAGGGGCGCGCGATTTATGCCGGCCTGTTGCCCGGTCAGGCCTATCTCCAGCCCGGCATGCCCGTCATGCCGCAAGGCAAGAGCGGCGCTCAGTCCAGTCGCTGGATGATTGAACCCATGACCTGGGATGCGACGGCGGCGGGCATCATCCTGAGCCCGGTCACCGCGGCGGGCGTCCAGCCTGATACGATTGTTAGTGCGCCGGGTGTGGTGATCAACCGCTTGAAATCTGAAAAGTCGACGGTGCTCACGGTGGTCAATCTCGGCCAGCAGGTGAACGGCGACCTCAAGGATGTGGAAATCCGCGTGACCGATGCCGGTTCAGTAAAGCGCGCCTGGTCCTGCTACTATCCGAAAGGCATTTCCCTGGTGAAAAACGAGGCCGGCGAAGTGGTGGTTAAACTGCCCACGTTAGCAACGGTGGACATCATTGTGTTGGAGCGCTGA
- a CDS encoding family 1 glycosylhydrolase, whose protein sequence is MITFPFPPDFMWGAATSAFQIEGGASSDGRGPSVWDHMAATRPELFHERHTPAVAADFYHRYPDDIAQMKELGLNSFRLSLSWSRILPQGRGAVNKPGLDFYDRLVDTLLAQGIQPLVDLYHWDLPWALAQEGGFNNPGIVADFEHYARVCFERLGDRVSCWSTINEPTVLSGFNPFDPANDDESQLRRWQMHVLLMHFAAVRAYRDMGLPGKIGAVMAYVPVYPASLSEADQTAARLRQHLVTNSWLDPMLKGTYPEELAQHPDMAAILPPDLQARIQEAFSPMDFVGVNYYTTSMVGHKPGAFLESDVVKPFAGQSESLKTVYAPGLYDSLNYLRQRYGDVELYITENGYATDREKPHGAGLEDPARIDFIREHLREVVRCLQAGIKVRGYFYWSLFDTFENTSAYRYCFGLLQVDFKTLKRNPRQSWYYYQKCIARNTVVP, encoded by the coding sequence ATGATTACCTTTCCCTTTCCGCCGGATTTCATGTGGGGCGCGGCAACTTCGGCATTTCAAATCGAAGGGGGCGCTTCCTCGGATGGGCGCGGTCCCAGTGTCTGGGATCACATGGCGGCCACCCGGCCTGAGCTTTTCCACGAGCGACACACCCCGGCTGTTGCGGCCGACTTCTATCACCGGTATCCTGACGATATCGCCCAAATGAAGGAACTGGGCCTTAACTCCTTCCGTCTTTCACTTTCATGGTCGCGTATATTGCCCCAGGGCCGCGGGGCCGTTAACAAGCCGGGGTTGGATTTCTATGACCGGTTGGTGGATACGCTCCTGGCGCAGGGGATTCAGCCGCTAGTGGATCTTTATCATTGGGATCTGCCCTGGGCATTGGCGCAGGAGGGTGGGTTCAACAATCCGGGGATCGTGGCGGATTTCGAGCATTATGCGCGGGTCTGCTTTGAACGATTGGGCGACAGGGTTTCCTGTTGGAGCACCATCAATGAGCCAACGGTTTTGTCGGGCTTTAACCCGTTCGATCCCGCCAATGACGATGAATCGCAATTACGCCGCTGGCAGATGCATGTGCTGTTGATGCACTTTGCGGCGGTACGGGCATATCGCGACATGGGCTTGCCCGGCAAGATCGGCGCGGTCATGGCCTATGTCCCCGTCTACCCGGCATCCTTGTCCGAGGCGGATCAAACGGCAGCCCGGCTCCGGCAGCACCTTGTGACAAACTCATGGCTGGATCCGATGCTCAAAGGGACCTATCCTGAAGAACTGGCGCAACACCCGGACATGGCCGCCATCCTGCCGCCTGACTTGCAGGCGCGCATTCAGGAGGCCTTTTCGCCGATGGATTTCGTGGGGGTCAATTATTACACCACCTCCATGGTGGGGCATAAGCCCGGTGCGTTCCTGGAGTCGGATGTGGTCAAACCCTTTGCGGGCCAGTCGGAGTCCCTGAAAACCGTTTACGCACCCGGCCTCTATGACTCACTGAACTACCTCAGGCAGCGGTACGGCGATGTGGAGCTCTATATCACGGAAAATGGATATGCCACGGACCGTGAAAAGCCGCATGGTGCGGGTTTGGAGGATCCGGCCAGAATCGATTTCATCCGGGAGCATCTGCGGGAAGTGGTGCGTTGTCTGCAGGCGGGAATCAAGGTGCGGGGTTATTTTTACTGGTCCTTGTTCGATACGTTTGAGAATACAAGCGCCTACCGGTACTGTTTCGGGCTGCTTCAGGTTGATTTTAAAACATTGAAGCGCAATCCGCGTCAGAGTTGGTATTATTATCAGAAATGCATTGCCCGGAACACCGTGGTTCCTTGA
- a CDS encoding M24 family metallopeptidase, giving the protein MKQLVLQKVTLPSIGCPQEPRPELTEKVFNSRLTLVRQRMEERCLDALVVYGDREHFSNIEWLTHYDPRFEETLLVVLPSGRPVLFVGNEGMGYSTIARLDVERRLWQTLSLLGQPRDQVRPLVDLLREAGLASCARVGSAGWKYFSEAEFPHPETVLDLPDYIATPLRAAVKSGGRVINETAMFMDAERGLRAVCELEQLANFEWIATCNSQALLDGITAIRPGMTEFAGASLMGYNGLAHGCHPLCTSGERARRHGMANATSNLLRPGDPIMMTMSYQGANTCRFGWLASSAAELAPDIRDYVERVATPYASALFAWYEAMRIGVTGGELHSAVHTILDKAGVTVGLNAGHLIATDEWVHSLVTAGSKQQVCSGMYWQADFFGTVPTAHHGAFAEDGLALADASLREKIRTHYPQMWQRIELRRQFMAEQLGLTLAPELLPFSNFPAMLIPFFLDPRCTLARVTPQK; this is encoded by the coding sequence ATGAAACAGTTGGTCTTGCAGAAAGTTACGCTTCCCTCAATTGGCTGTCCCCAGGAACCCCGCCCGGAATTGACGGAGAAAGTTTTTAACTCGCGTTTAACCCTCGTGCGGCAACGGATGGAAGAGCGTTGCTTGGATGCCTTAGTCGTCTACGGTGACCGTGAGCACTTCAGTAATATCGAGTGGCTGACCCATTATGATCCCCGGTTTGAGGAGACCCTCCTTGTTGTACTACCTTCCGGGCGCCCAGTTCTCTTTGTCGGCAACGAGGGGATGGGCTATTCCACCATAGCCCGGCTGGATGTCGAGCGGCGGTTGTGGCAGACGCTGAGCCTGCTCGGACAGCCTCGCGATCAGGTGCGTCCGCTGGTTGATTTGCTGCGGGAGGCGGGATTGGCATCCTGCGCGCGGGTCGGTTCGGCAGGCTGGAAGTATTTTTCCGAGGCGGAGTTCCCTCATCCTGAAACGGTGCTGGATCTGCCGGATTATATCGCGACACCCCTGCGGGCGGCGGTCAAGTCCGGGGGCCGAGTCATCAATGAAACGGCCATGTTCATGGACGCGGAGCGCGGGTTGCGTGCGGTGTGTGAGTTGGAGCAGTTGGCCAACTTCGAATGGATCGCCACCTGTAATTCCCAGGCCTTGCTGGATGGCATTACAGCTATCCGTCCGGGGATGACGGAGTTTGCGGGGGCTAGCCTGATGGGGTACAACGGTTTGGCCCATGGCTGTCATCCCCTGTGTACTTCGGGTGAGCGGGCACGCCGGCATGGTATGGCCAACGCCACCAGCAATCTCCTCCGTCCGGGTGACCCCATTATGATGACCATGTCCTATCAGGGCGCCAATACCTGTCGTTTCGGCTGGCTGGCCTCGTCTGCCGCCGAGCTGGCGCCGGATATCCGGGATTATGTGGAGCGGGTAGCCACGCCGTATGCTTCCGCGCTTTTCGCCTGGTACGAGGCGATGCGCATCGGGGTCACCGGTGGGGAACTTCACTCCGCGGTCCACACGATTCTGGATAAGGCGGGCGTCACGGTCGGGCTCAATGCCGGACATCTGATCGCGACGGATGAATGGGTGCACAGTCTGGTGACCGCCGGATCCAAGCAGCAGGTTTGCAGCGGGATGTACTGGCAGGCTGATTTCTTCGGCACAGTCCCAACGGCCCATCATGGCGCTTTTGCCGAGGATGGCCTCGCGCTGGCGGACGCTTCGCTAAGGGAAAAGATCCGGACTCACTATCCCCAGATGTGGCAGCGGATTGAACTCCGGCGTCAGTTCATGGCCGAACAGTTGGGCCTCACACTGGCGCCTGAGCTGCTGCCTTTTTCCAATTTCCCGGCGATGTTGATCCCGTTCTTCCTGGATCCCCGCTGTACCCTTGCTCGTGTAACGCCGCAGAAATAA